One genomic region from Cucumis melo cultivar AY chromosome 9, USDA_Cmelo_AY_1.0, whole genome shotgun sequence encodes:
- the LOC103501381 gene encoding 2-methylpropanoate--CoA ligase CCL4-like, protein MEDLKPTPANSFPLTPIGFIQRAATIYGDSTSIIYNSTTYTWSETHRRCLQLASSISSFGIQRGHVVSVIAPNTPAMYELHFAVPMVGAILNTINLRLDTRTISILLRHSESKLIFVDQASCALIFEALALFPPEMKRPLLVLIADDAAEQDSSLPSFVSIRDNFVDSYEDMVKRGDSKFQWIRPLSEWDPIVLNYTSGTTSSPKGVVHCHRGIFTVALDSLLEWGVPKQSVYLWTLPMFHGNGWSFPWGIAAVGGTNVCIRKFDARLIFSLIRRHHVTHLCGAPVVLNMLTNSPDNLPLDRPVKILTAGAPPPASILLRTESLGFVVTHGYGLTESAGTIICCSWKSEWNQLPAIEQARLKARQGVRMLAVEAVDVLDPETRKSVKRDGASIGEIVVRGTSVTLGYLKDPEGTAKAMSEDGWFFTGDVGVMHPDGYLEIKDRSKDVIISGGENLSSVEVESVLYMNPMVNEAAVVARPDEFWGETPCAFISLKEGLSRKPTEEEIIEYCKGKLPRFMVPKTVIFMTEMPKTATGKIQKFVLRQKAKSLGPAPKSRL, encoded by the coding sequence ATGGAAGATCTGAAGCCAACCCCTGCTAATTCCTTTCCCCTTACTCCAATCGGCTTCATCCAAAGAGCCGCCACCATTTATGGGGATTCTACCTCCATCATCTACAACTCCACCACTTACACCTGGTCGGAAACTCATCGTCGATGCCTTCAACTCGCCTCTTCCATCTCTTCCTTTGGCATTCAAAGAGGCCATGTTGTCTCTGTCATCGCTCCCAACACTCCCGCCATGTACGAACTCCACTTCGCTGTTCCCATGGTCGGTGCCATTCTCAATACCATCAATCTCCGCCTTGACACTCGAACTATCTCCATTCTCCTCCGCCACAGCGAATCGAAACTCATCTTCGTCGATCAAGCCTCTTGTGCGCTAATCTTTGAAGCTTTGGCCTTGTTCCCGCCAGAAATGAAACGACCCTTGCTCGTCCTCATTGCCGACGACGCTGCAGagcaagattcgtcattgccaTCCTTTGTTTCTATCCGCGACAATTTTGTTGATTCATACGAGGACATGGTTAAGAGAGGAGATTCTAAGTTCCAATGGATACGACCGTTAAGTGAGTGGGATCCGATTGTTTTGAATTATACTTCTGGAACGACATCATCGCCAAAGGGAGTGGTCCACTGTCACAGGGGAATTTTCACGGTGGCACTCGATTCACTTTTGGAATGGGGAGTTCCTAAGCAATCGGTTTATTTATGGACCTTACCAATGTTTCACGGCAATGGTTGGAGTTTCCCTTGGGGAATTGCGGCTGTAGGTGGCACAAATGTTTGTATTCGAAAATTTGATGCAAGATTGATTTTTTCTCTAATTCGTCGTCATCACGTGACGCACTTGTGTGGAGCTCCAGTTGTACTCAATATGCTAACAAACTCTCCTGACAATTTACCACTTGATCGACCGGTCAAGATTCTCACTGCCGGGGCACCGCCACCCGCATCAATTCTGCTTCGAACTGAATCACTGGGGTTTGTTGTCACCCATGGGTACGGATTGACTGAGAGTGCAGGGACGATCATCTGTTGTTCATGGAAGTCGGAGTGGAACCAACTCCCAGCAATAGAGCAAGCACGACTGAAGGCGAGGCAGGGCGTACGGATGCTAGCAGTGGAGGCGGTGGATGTGTTGGATCCAGAGACTAGAAAAAGCGTGAAAAGAGATGGAGCTTCCATAGGAGAGATCGTTGTGAGAGGCACATCGGTAACGCTTGGGTATTTGAAAGATCCAGAAGGAACAGCGAAAGCAATGAGCGAGGATGGGTGGTTCTTCACCGGAGATGTTGGGGTGATGCACCCAGATGGGTATTTAGAGATAAAGGACCGATCAAAGGATGTGATTATTAGTGGGGGTGAGAATTTGAGCAGTGTTGAGGTTGAATCAGTTTTGTACATGAATCCAATGGTGAATGAGGCGGCAGTGGTGGCACGACCAGACGAGTTCTGGGGAGAGACACCATGTGCGTTTATAAGCTTGAAAGAAGGATTGAGTCGGAAACCAACGGAAGAGGAGATAATTGAGTATTGCAAAGGGAAGTTGCCGAGGTTTATGGTGCCAAAGACAGTAATCTTCATGACGGAAATGCCAAAGACCGCAACAGGGAAAATCCAGAAGTTTGTGCTTAGACAAAAGGCCAAGTCATTGGGCCCTGCACCAAAAAGTAGATTGTAG
- the LOC103501378 gene encoding WAT1-related protein At3g02690, chloroplastic: MAACLATATLTPTSPSNSPPFFRAPSISSAPPILRRRLPFRLGFGTRYDENPLFRFHYVAIPVANCTSSGGDTELDFTESIDCVGTAQDVECVVSPTDEDPSSSIGVPLELGISSDYSGGGSVAVLEKAWEFAVLVSPFFFWGTAMVAMKEVLPRSGPFFVSAFRLIPAGFLLVAFAAFRGRPFPSGFSAWISIILFALVDATFFQGFLAQGLQRTSAGLGSVIIDSQPLTVAVLAAFLFGESLGLIGAAGLVLGVFGLLLLEVPSLTFDANSFSLWGSGEWWMFLAAQSMAVGTVMVRWVSKYSDPIMATGWHMVIGGLPLLMICILNHDPAVSGSLKDFTTNDILALLYASIFGSAVSYGSFFYSATKGSLTKLSSLTFLTPMFASVFGFLYLGETFSPIQLVGAVVTVVAIYAVNYGSSLE; encoded by the exons ATGGCGGCTTGTTTAGCCACTGCCACTCTTACACCCACTTCTCCATCCAACTCCCCCCCTTTTTTTCGTGCACCTTCCATTTCCTCCGCCCCTCCAATTCTCCGTCGACGACTCCCCTTTCGATTAGGCTTCGGAACAAGGTACGATGAGAATCCCCTGTTTCGTTTCCACTACGTTGCAATTCCAGTGGCGAATTGCACCAGTAGTGGCGGAGATACGGAATTGGACTTCACAGAGTCCATCGATTGCGTCGGGACTGCACAGGATGTGGAATGTGTGGTTTCCCCGACAGACGAAGATCCTTCGTCTTCAATTGGGGTCCCGTTGGAATTAGGGATTTCTTCCGATTATAGTGGTGGTGGGTCTGTGGCAGTCTTGGAGAAAGCCTGGGAGTTTGCAGTGTTGGTTTCGCCGTTTTTCTTTTGGGGTACGGCTATGGTGGCCATGAAAGAGGTGCTTCCAAGGTCTGGCCCTTTTTTTGTTTCCGCCTTTCGTCTTATTCCTGCCGGTTTCCTCTTGGTTGCGTTTGCTGCTTTCCGTGGTCGTCCCTTTCCTTCTGGTTTTTCTGCTTGGATTTCCATCATTCTCTTTGCTCTAGTCGACGCTACATTCTTTCAGGGCTTTCTTGCTCAAGGCTTGCAGAGGACATCCGCAGGGTTGGGCAGT GTAATAATTGATTCTCAACCATTAACTGTGGCAGTGCTTGCAGCCTTCTTGTTTGGTGAGTCCCTTGGTTTAATTGGAGCCGCTGGACTTGTACTTGGTGTTTTTGGACTTTTACTTCTCGAG GTTCCATCACTTACTTTTGATGCTAATAGCTTTTCATTGTGGGGAAGTGGAGAGTGGTGGATGTTCCTAGCTGCACAGAGCATGGCAGTAGGTACTGTCATGGTCCGCTGGGTTTCCAAGTATTCTGATCCTATTATGGCAACTGGATGG CACATGGTGATTGGTGGTCTCCCGCTTTTGATGATCTGTATCCTTAATCATGATCCTGCAGTCAGTGGGAGTCTTAAGGATTTTACAACGAATGATATACTAGCACTCCTTTATGCATCCATTTTTGGAAGTGCTGTTAGCTACGGTTCATTCTTCTATAGTGCTACAAAAG GTAGTTTGACAAAGCTTAGCTCTCTCACCTTTCTCACTCCAATGTTTGCCTCAGTTTTTGG GTTTCTATATTTGGGAGAGACCTTTTCACCTATTCAACTGGTTGGAGCCGTTGTTACTGTGGTTGCTATATATGCGGTCAACTACGGCAGTAGTTTGGAATGA
- the LOC103501379 gene encoding uncharacterized protein At1g65710: MLLEQCATRYPPFLFYLSLSSSLISLSNLKTPQSLLSLSLSLPTSLENFHCWVFSISLMGACLSKKKKTLPSISSTSVPSPPDPTSSNVCTKPIIPISQPPTTDVQLKTCNKTGEENGERKEERSEYPVKKEVFVIKHRKSHDGRDKNGGSLVPCQEGNGHIFSAATPTVSSSSCEILESGAVGENMKVGLVRTSSCTKEEVDAILIQCGRLSRSSSAKGNGRKYSGSKRSYDFDHCDRDGVNSGNFGDEDEDGRNLNSVEVYDDGTPVEKRHHQRQRHRQSPRHSSSQGRRRTPSRERDQNQRSSSRERRVSRSPGRRSAEPSATNVSNNTSNVNANTNNGGVLNRPAKMVSVPATVSHVETDKNNSANGGCGGNDSATVTGVKRISVKRNVGEATAMAGSRVASSPRSQSPARNSGNVKASDENQQQPSLSRSSSRKAEQSPYRRNPLSEIDTNSQQHNRIQNRSKKETEEVTAKDCINGVNQKPKTDSKSVNKVIVSQVNGSKPSSTATTTRGVVNIITSTTPLSNTEVLVVEHQKPQGLARSRSARHSRELDINPETLLNQSHTPSYTKMLLQDIQNFHQKNTNTNPVSLPACVTKACSIVEAVADLNSTTSSNFSCAFSEDRSNPPTYQSSRNEYSVPYSGNLKGTAELRDPFVESEVMMDDDILEPSFHKYVTVRRGGPVVAAGGGDTDDQESSGSNSYVGSVQQQHHWGISTASWEPNTADSNDSRTSRQHTKEEGHPHLQSKPGLDRDDNRRRAERRRDSDAQRTGIGRGRLGNAGKVVHTIAVAATGST; encoded by the exons ATGCTTCTTGAACAGTGCGCCACCCGTTACCctccttttctcttttatctctctctctcctcttcACTAATCTCACTTTCAAATCTCAAAACTCCCCaatctcttctttctctctctctctctcttcctaCTTCTTTAGAGAATTTCCATTGTTGGGTCTTCTCAATATCTCTAATGGGTGCTTGTTTgagcaaaaagaagaagactTTACCTTCAATTTCTTCCACCTCTGTACCTTCACCTCCAGATCCCACCTCTTCCAATGTCTGCACCAAACCCATCATTCCAATTTCTCAGCCTCCTACCACTGATGTGCAACTCAAGACCTGCAACAAAACTGGGGAGGAAAATGGtgagaggaaagaagaaagaagtgaGTACCCTGTGAAGAAGGAGGTTTTTGTGATTAAGCACAGAAAAAGCCATGATGGAAGAGATAAGAATGGGGGTTCTCTTGTTCCATGTCAAGAGGGGAATGGTCATATTTTCTCTGCTGCTACTCCTACTGTGTCTTCTTCTTCCTGTGAAATTTTGGAGTCTGGAGCTGTGGGGGAAAATATGAAGGTGGGTTTGGTCAGAACTTCGAGCTGTACTAAAGAGGAAGTTGATGCTATTTTGATTCAGTGTGGTAGATTGAGTCGGAGTTCGTCTGCTAAGGGTAATGGAAGAAAGTACTCTGGTTCGAAGAGAAGCTATGATTTTGATCATTGTGATAGAGATGGTGTTAACTCTGGCAATTTtggtgatgaagatgaagatgggAGGAATCTTAATTCTGTTGAGGTTTATGATGATGGAACTCCAGTGGAGAAACGTCACCACCAGAGGCAGCGCCACCGCCAATCTCCAAGGCACTCTTCCTCTCAAGGGAGGAGGAGGACCCCAAGTAGGGAGAGAGATCAGAATCAACGGTCCAGCAGTAGAGAGAGGCGTGTCAGCAGGTCGCCTGGTCGACGGTCGGCGGAGCCCTCTGCAACAAATGTTTCGAATAATACTTCCAATGTCAATGCCAATACCAATAATGGTGGTGTTCTCAATCGGCCAGCAAAAATGGTTTCAGTCCCAGCAACGGTCTCTCATGTGGAAACGGATAAGAACAACAGTGCCAATGGTGGTTGTGGTGGGAATGATTCAGCGACTGTGACGGGCGTTAAGAGGATATCGGTTAAAAGAAACGTTGGCGAGGCCACGGCCATGGCAGGTTCAAGGGTTGCTTCATCACCTCGTTCACAGTCTCCTGCAAGGAACAGTGGAAATGTTAAAGCTTCCGACGAAAATCAGCAGCAGCCATCTCTTAGCCGCAGCTCATCAAGAAAAGCAGAGCAATCTCCTTATCGAAGAAACCCATTGAGTGAGATTGATACTAATTCACAACAACACAACAGGATTCAAAACAGAAGCAAAAAGGAAACTGAAGAAGTGACTGCTAAAGACTGCATTAATGGAGTAAACCAG AAGCCAAAAACTGATTCCAAAAGTGTTAATAAAGTAATAGTTTCCCAAGTGAATGGCAGCAAACCCAGCAGCACTGCCACTACTACAAGAGGTGTCGTGAATATTATAACCTCCACAACACCATTGTCAAACACGGAGGTACTTGTTGTAGAGCACCAGAAACCCCAGGGACTGGCAAGGAGCAGATCAGCAAGGCACTCCAGAGAACTGGATATCAATCCAGAAACTTTATTAAATCAGAGTCACACACCATCTTACACTAAGATGTTGCTTCAAGACATTCAGAATTTCCATCAAAAGAATACCAATACCAACCCAGTTTCTCTTCCAGCTTGTGTAACCAAGGCATGCTCCATTGTTGAAGCAGTTGCTGATCTCAATTCAACTACAAGTTCTAATTTCTCCTGTGCTTTCTCTGAGGATAGAAGCAATCCACCAACATACCAATCCAGTAGAAATGAGTATAGTGTTCCTTACAGTGGAAATCTGAAGGGCACTGCTGAACTCAGAGACCCTTTTGTTGAATCAGAAGTTATGATGGATGACGATATACTGGAACCAAGCTTTCATAAGTACGTGACAGTGAGAAGGGGTGGCCCTGTGGTTGCTGCTGGAGGGGGAGATACAGATGATCAAGAATCCTCAGGTAGCAACAGTTATGTGGGCAGTGTTCAACAGCAGCACCACTGGGGCATTTCAACTGCCTCTTGGGAACCCAACACTGCTGATTCAAATGACTCCAGGACATCAAGACAGCACACCAAAGAGGAAGGCCATCCACATTTGCAATCAAAACCAGGGCTTGACAGAGATGATAACAGACGGCGAGCTGAAAGAAGGAGAGACTCCGATGCCCAAAGAACTGGCATTGGCCGTGGTAGACTTGGCAATGCTGGTAAAGTTGTTCATACAATTGCTGTTGCAGCCACTGGCTCCACCTGA